In the genome of Vicia villosa cultivar HV-30 ecotype Madison, WI linkage group LG7, Vvil1.0, whole genome shotgun sequence, one region contains:
- the LOC131620966 gene encoding uncharacterized protein LOC131620966, which produces MMERTIVIQAVVETSHEGSAVVEEEVATPTNTQLKDRDDRTMTPRNSPRVIRDASPIRVPTPQIGGDEKPKGRLWSDVIQGNRDLKRGMEVEFIASTVVNGEDEVSIEDADVEDELHYWENALILFALRETLSMNAVKRFMEKDYCRKLRR; this is translated from the coding sequence ATGATGGAAAGAACTATTGTTATACAAGCGGTGGTGGAAACATCACATGAGGGAAGTGCAGTTGTGGAAGAGGAAGTGGCTACGCCGACGAACACACAATTGAAGGATAGGGATGACAGAACTATGACACCGCGCAACAGCCCTAGGGTTATCAGAGATGCTTCTCCGATTAGGGTTCCAACACCACAAATTGGAGGGGATGAAAAACCTAAAGGAAGATTGTGGAGTGATGTAATTCAAGGGAATAGAGATCTCAAACGAGGAATGGAAGTGGAATTCATAGCTTCGACGGTGGTCAatggtgaagatgaagtttcaATTGAAGATGCGGATGTTGAAGATGAACTACACTACTGGGAGAATGCCTTGATCCTATTTGCTCTCAGAGAAACACTATCAATGAATGCAGTCAAACGCTTCATGGAGAAG
- the LOC131619475 gene encoding uncharacterized protein LOC131619475, producing the protein MEIKVHKQFCLSFREVPTSLKILCDNVSGTLELFGPLKKPISLVRTKVDEVLLNTMIRFYDPFLHCFTYKDFKLVPTLEEFESILGLLVLDQIPYTGEKEIPKLEDVAAALHLPLSEIKKVWLSKGEYSGLPIGFLYSKAEIMIKATSMDALEKVLALLIYGQVLFPRYDKIIDVIAIKIFIGNNPVPTLLGNLLHSIHCRSSKGKGCILGCAPLFHKWFISHLSRSTIKNEEGLTRVQRIIKLSYDDISWNQKEFEGVQLFDRCGEFPNVPLLDTVGKKMLFIRAWSKIKKVGIRELGNKNYIPSDLYFRWIYDRVVEFGIPYPSNTPVVPRITLPVVPIVFEPYVPSPNEDLNVTVNQLKRERDDYKRRLQKVEAEKEVLIADAKEKEDLLDYFSRKWKIEDFVSPDQINSWEQEISRLVQQQEEMIKAHKEEVRVLKRKRRQEDKDPRI; encoded by the exons ATGGAAATCAAAGTTCATAAACAATTTTGCCTAAGTTTCAGGGAAGTGCCTACATCCTTGAAGATTCTTTGTGATAATGTTTCTGGTACTCTTGAGCTTTTTGGGCCTCTCAAAAAACCAATTAGCCTGGTACGAACTAAAGTGGATGAAGTCCTCCTCAACACTATGATCAGGTTCTATGATCCTTTCCTTCATTGCTTTACTTATAAAGACTTTAAGCTGGTTCCCACATTAGAGGAATTTGAATCCATACTAGGATTACTAGTACTTGATCAGATTCCCTACACTGGCGAAAAAGAGATTCCTAAGTTAGAAGatgttgctgctgcattgcatttACCTCTGTCAGAAATAAAAAAGGTTTGGTTAAGCAAAGGAGAGTATTCTGGATTACCTATTGGCTTCTTGTATAGTAAAGCTGAAATTATGATTAAGGCTACAAGTATGGATGCTCTTGAAAAGGTCCTCGCTCTTCTGATCTACGGGCAAGTCCTATTCCCTCGTTATGACAAAATCATTGATGTGATTGCTATTAAGATCTTCATCGGTAATAACCCCGTTCCTACCTTATTGGGTAACTTATTGCATTCCATCCATTGTCGATCATCTAAAGGAAAAGGTTGTATTCTTGGATGCGCACCTCTATtccataagtggtttatttcgcacttatccCGTTCCACAATAAAGAACGAAGAGGGTTTGACTAGGGTTCAGAGAATTATTAAGCTTTCTTACGACGACATCAGCTGGAATCAAAAGGAGTTTGAGGGAGTCCAATTGTTTGATCGTtgcggagaattccctaatgtacctcttcttg ATACAGTTGGGAAGAAAATGCTTTTCATTAGAGCTTGGTCTAAAATAAAGAAAGTCGGCATAAGAGAGTTGGGAAACAAGAATTACATCCCTTCAGATCTCTATTTCAGATGGATTTACGACCGAGTTGTTGAATTTGGGATACCATACCCATCTAATACACCTGTGGTCCCAAGGATTACTCTCCCTGTTGTTCCAATTGTGTTTGAACCGTATGTTCCTTCTCCGAATGAAGACCTTAACGTAACCGTCAACCAATTGAAGAGAGAAAGGGATGACTACAAGAGACGCTTGCAAAAGGTTGAGGCTGAAAAAGAAGTACTGATAGCAGATGCTAAAGAGAAAGAGGATTTGCTTGACTACTTTTCCCGCAAGTGGAAGATCGAAGATTTTGTCTCCCCAGATCAGATTAACTCATGGGAGCAAGAGATTTCCAGACTCGTGCAGCAACAAGAAGAAATGATCAAGGCCCACAAGGAAGAAGTCAGAGTTCTGAAGAGGAAACGGCGCCAAGAAGACAAAGACCCTAGAATTTAG